In Larimichthys crocea isolate SSNF chromosome VI, L_crocea_2.0, whole genome shotgun sequence, one genomic interval encodes:
- the rereb gene encoding arginine-glutamic acid dipeptide repeats protein isoform X1, which translates to MDDLFSPRRSLNSTQGEIRVGPSHQAKLPELQPRPAPGLQTQTESEELMWTPGVNDCDLLMYLRAARSMAAFAGMCDGGSTEDGCLAASRDDTTLNALNMLHASHYDAAKALQRLVKKPLPRLIEKCWSEDDVKRFIKGLRQYGKNFFRIRKDFLPSKKTGELITFYYHWKKTPEAAGTRAYRQQRRQPSSRKAKTRSAAAPVNTPSRNYSVDASSASEDDLDSEDSEQEIKSCSHCGATSSKDWHHGGRDNLLLCTTCRTYENKHGCLPPSPKSAGAPFMFKPVKEEEEVNSKHGMRTRRSRAPQLSSLRSGHRRLTGSPTSEDQQSSSQPSPSGAASLRSSSTDNKNESSRKTNKKIKEEVASPKTTKRVRESPAQEPDEPDKVTPKRPKTQDPQGSRSEGEAEVEEESSSESRSAQDDGSSDTKDIDQDNRSSSPSIPSPQQGNESDSDSSAQPNGVPSEPVAPAAVLADTPVPEALPSQGPPVTPQQTQSMPSADPAQSPPPPSPDAPQPAAAASLSGRPQPVSHSLPGPLPLPPALGQDFPLSPAFQVPPALSSAQPHGPSSQASQRPPPFFRESQLPQPPLSGPQIKPPPTTPIPPSHKQMPHQSSTPFPQMPSNLPPPPALKPLNSLPNQHPPGAPPPPLQLMPQPLPMQSLSTQLPVISQVQTHPGKTMTSSHSPAAASQPPTSVTSSTIGPGPVPTLQPSFPPLPLRPSPGTTSGGSQIQIKEEPLDEMEEAESPPSPPRSPSPEPTVINMASHASQSARFIKHLDRGYNSCARTDLFFTPLSSSKLAKKREEAVEKSRREAELSARQEREREKDREREREREADRNARASSSSHDSRMSEAQMVVQGHGRPSFEPPPTTVAAVPPYIGPDTPALRTLSEYARPHVMSPTNRNHPFYVSLGPGDPLLAYHMPGLYSAEPSLRERELRNLRERELRERMKPGFEVKPPDLETLHPSANPMEHFARHGAIALPHIPGPPHHFAPFHPGLNHLERERMALAAPQLRPELSYAERLTAERLHAERMASVATDPAARLQMLNVTPHHHQHSHIHSHLHLHQQDPLGQGSSPHPLVDPLATGPRLARFPFPGGPIPNPLLNDLPHEHEMLRHPLFGAAYPRELQGTIPQMSAAHQLQAMHAQSAELQRMAMEQQWLHGHHLHGGPLPSQEDYYSRLKKEGDKPS; encoded by the exons ATGGACGACCTGTTCAGTCCGCGGAG gAGCCTGAACAGCACACAGGGCGAGATAAGAGTGGGACCAAGTCATCAG GCCAAACTCCCAGAGTTGCAGCCGCGGCCTGCTCCTGGTCTACAGACTCAGACAGAGAGCGAGGAGTTGATGTGGACGCCTGGTGTCAATGACTGCGACCTTCTCATGTACCTCAGAGCTGCCAG gAGCATGGCAGCGTTTGCAGGGATGTGCGATGGTGGCTCCACAGAGGATGGATGTTTAGCAGCCTCCCGCGATGATACCACACTCAATGCACTCAACATG CTCCACGCAAGTCATTACGATGCGGCAAAAGCTCTGCAGCGTCTGGTGAAGAAGCCTCTGCCGAGGCTCATTGAGAAATGCTGGTCGGAGGATGATGTG AAACGCTTCATCAAAGGCCTGAGACAGTATGGAAAGAATTTCTTCCGCATCCGCAAAGACTTTCTCCCCAGCAAAAAGACT GGGGAGTTGATCACTTTCTATTACCACTGGAAGAAAACTCCTGAGGCTGCAGGAACAAGAGCTTATCGACAACAGCGCAGGCAGCCGTCCTCTCGCAAAGCAAAGACTCGCTCTGCGGCAGCTCCCGTCAACACGCCATCACGAAACTACTCAG TGGATGCAAGTTCTGCCAGCGAGGATGATCTGGATAGTGAAGACAGTGAGCAAGAAATCAAGAGCTGCAGCCACTGCGGTGCAACAA GCTCTAAGGATTGGCACCATGGGGGAAGAGACAACCTGTTGCTGTGCACGACTTGTCGCACATACGAAAACAAACACGGATGTCTGCCGCCGTCTCCAAAATCTGCAGGCGCTCCATTCATGTTTAAACCtgttaaagaggaagaagaagtgaacAGCAAGCATGGCATGAGGACACGGCGAAGCAGAGCACCT cagctgtCATCTTTAAGAAGTGGCCACAGGAGGCTCACAGGCTCCCCGACCAGTGAGGATCAGCAGTCCAGTAGCCAGCCGTCACCGAGTGGAGCAGCTTCTTTGAGATCGTCTTCGACAGATAATAAGAACGAATCCAGCAGGAAGACCAACAAG AAGATAAAAGAGGAGGTGGCGTcaccaaagacaacaaaacGAGTACGAGAGAGTCCTGCTCAGGAGCCCGACGAGCCAGATAAGGTTACACCTAAAAGGCCGAAGACACAG GATCCACAGGGCTCCCGGTCAGAGGGAGAGGCCgaggtagaggaggagagcTCTTCAGAAAGCCGCAGTGCTCAGGACGATGGCAGCAGCGACACCAAAGACATCGATCAGGACAACCGCAGCTCCTCTCCGAGCATTCCCAGCCCTCAACAGGGCAACGAGAGCGACTCTGACTCGTCTGCTCAGCCGAACGGCGTCCCATCAGAGCCTGTTGCTCCTGCTGCCGTGTTGGCCGACACACCAGTCCCGGAGGCCCTCCCCTCTCAGGGCCCTCCCGTCACTCCTCAGCAAACACAAAGCATGCCCTCAGCTGATCCTGCTCagagcccccctcctccttctccagaCGCCCCccagcctgctgctgcagcgaGCCTGAGTGGCCGACCACAGCCTGTTTCTCATTCTCTTCCTGGCCCactgcctcttccaccagcaCTGGGTCAGgactttcctctttctccagcaTTTCAGGTCCCACCTGCGCTCAGCTCTGCACAGCCTCATGGCCCGTCTTCTCAGGCCTCCCAGCGACCCCCACCCTTTTTTAGGGAGTCTCAGCTCCCTCAGCCTCCTCTGTCTGGCCCACAAATCAAGCCTCCTCCCACCACTCCAATTCCACCTTCACACAAGCAGATGCCACACCAGTCATCTACACCTTTCCCTCAGATGCCCTCCAATCTCCCCCCACCTCCAGCTCTAAAGCCCCTCAACTCTCTGCCCAACCAGCATCCCCCAGgtgctccccctcctcctcttcagctcaTGCCACAACCTTTGCCGATGCAGTCTCTTTCTACCCAACTTCCAGTGATCTCTCAGGTGCAGACCCACCCTGGAAAAACCATGACTTCCTCTCACTCACCTGCTGCAGCCTCACAGCCTCCCACCTCCGTAACATCTTCTACTATCGGCCCTGGACCTGTCCCGACCCTGCAGCCGTCATTCCCGCCTCTTCCGCTGAGACCCTCGCCGGGCACCACATCAGGAGGATCACAAATTCAGATCAAAGAAGAGCCACTGGACGAGATGGAAGAGGCTGAGAGCCCGCCGTCTCCACCTAGGAGCCCCTCGCCAGAGCCCACCGTTATCAACATGGCAAGCCATGCCAGCCAGTCTGCACG CTTTATCAAACACCTTGATCGCGGTTACAACTCCTGCGCGAGAACGGACCTGTTTTTCACTCCGCTTTCATCCTCGAAGCTGGCCAAGAAAAGGGAGGAGGCGGTGGAAAAGTCGAGGAGGGAGGCCGAGCTCAGTGCTCGGCAGGAACGCGAGAgggagaaggacagagagagagaaagagaaagggaagcAGACAGAAATGCG AGAGCCTCCAGCTCATCACACGACAGTCGTATGAGTGAGGCTCAGATGGTGGTTCAGGGCCACGGACGCCCCTCCTTTGAGCCGCCGCCCactactgtagctgctgtgccCCCCTACATCGGCCCCGACACACCTGCCCTGCGCACACTGAGTGAATACGCCAGACCCCATGTCATGTCGCCCACCAACCGTAATCACCCGTTCTATGTGTCACTGGGCCCTGGCGACCCCTTGCTGGCCTACCATATGCCCGGCTTGTACAGCGCTGAACCCAGCCTCAGAGAGCGCGAGCTGAGGAACCTCCGAGAGAGGGAGCTCCGCGAGAGGATGAAGCCCGGCTTTGAGGTCAAGCCCCCAGACCTGGAAACTTTACACCCCTCAGCCAACCCCATGGAGCACTTTGCCAGACACGGGGCAATCGCTCTTCCACACATTCCCGGACCTCCCCACCACTTTGCACCCTTCCATCCTGGGCTGAACCAtctggagagggagaggatggcGCTGGCGGCACCTCAGCTGCGCCCAGAGCTGAGTTACGCCGAGCGGCTCACTGCGGAGCGGCTTCACGCTGAGAGGATGGCATCTGTGGCGACCGACCCTGCTGCCAGGCTGCAAATGCTCAACGTGACGCCGCATCATCATCAGCACTCTCACATTCACTCgcacctccacctgcaccaACAGGATCCGCTCGGTCAAG GTTCAAGCCCACATCCTTTAGTGGACCCCCTGGCAACAGGACCACGTTTGGCCCGGTTCCCCTTCCCTGGTGGCCCGATCCCTAACCCGTTACTCAACGACCTTCCTCATGAACATGAGATGCTGCGCCACCCACTCTTCG GAGCTGCATATCCACGAGAGCTGCAGGGCACGATTCCTCAGATGTCTGCTGCTCACCAGCTCCAGGCCATGCATGCTcagtctgcagagctgcagaggatgGCTATGGAGCAGCAGTGGCTGCATGGGCATCACCTGCATGGAGGCCCTCTACCGAGCCAGGAAGATTACTACAG cCGTCTGAAGAAAGAAGGCGACAAGCCATCTTGA
- the rereb gene encoding arginine-glutamic acid dipeptide repeats protein isoform X3, with amino-acid sequence MDDLFSPRRSLNSTQGEIRVGPSHQAKLPELQPRPAPGLQTQTESEELMWTPGVNDCDLLMYLRAARSMAAFAGMCDGGSTEDGCLAASRDDTTLNALNMLHASHYDAAKALQRLVKKPLPRLIEKCWSEDDVKRFIKGLRQYGKNFFRIRKDFLPSKKTGELITFYYHWKKTPEAAGTRAYRQQRRQPSSRKAKTRSAAAPVNTPSRNYSVDASSASEDDLDSEDSEQEIKSCSHCGATSSKDWHHGGRDNLLLCTTCRTYENKHGCLPPSPKSAGAPFMFKPVKEEEEVNSKHGMRTRRSRAPQLSSLRSGHRRLTGSPTSEDQQSSSQPSPSGAASLRSSSTDNKNESSRKTNKIKEEVASPKTTKRVRESPAQEPDEPDKVTPKRPKTQDPQGSRSEGEAEVEEESSSESRSAQDDGSSDTKDIDQDNRSSSPSIPSPQQGNESDSDSSAQPNGVPSEPVAPAAVLADTPVPEALPSQGPPVTPQQTQSMPSADPAQSPPPPSPDAPQPAAAASLSGRPQPVSHSLPGPLPLPPALGQDFPLSPAFQVPPALSSAQPHGPSSQASQRPPPFFRESQLPQPPLSGPQIKPPPTTPIPPSHKQMPHQSSTPFPQMPSNLPPPPALKPLNSLPNQHPPGAPPPPLQLMPQPLPMQSLSTQLPVISQVQTHPGKTMTSSHSPAAASQPPTSVTSSTIGPGPVPTLQPSFPPLPLRPSPGTTSGGSQIQIKEEPLDEMEEAESPPSPPRSPSPEPTVINMASHASQSARFIKHLDRGYNSCARTDLFFTPLSSSKLAKKREEAVEKSRREAELSARQEREREKDREREREREADRNARASSSSHDSRMSEAQMVVQGHGRPSFEPPPTTVAAVPPYIGPDTPALRTLSEYARPHVMSPTNRNHPFYVSLGPGDPLLAYHMPGLYSAEPSLRERELRNLRERELRERMKPGFEVKPPDLETLHPSANPMEHFARHGAIALPHIPGPPHHFAPFHPGLNHLERERMALAAPQLRPELSYAERLTAERLHAERMASVATDPAARLQMLNVTPHHHQHSHIHSHLHLHQQDPLGQGSSPHPLVDPLATGPRLARFPFPGGPIPNPLLNDLPHEHEMLRHPLFGAAYPRELQGTIPQMSAAHQLQAMHAQSAELQRMAMEQQWLHGHHLHGGPLPSQEDYYSRLKKEGDKPS; translated from the exons ATGGACGACCTGTTCAGTCCGCGGAG gAGCCTGAACAGCACACAGGGCGAGATAAGAGTGGGACCAAGTCATCAG GCCAAACTCCCAGAGTTGCAGCCGCGGCCTGCTCCTGGTCTACAGACTCAGACAGAGAGCGAGGAGTTGATGTGGACGCCTGGTGTCAATGACTGCGACCTTCTCATGTACCTCAGAGCTGCCAG gAGCATGGCAGCGTTTGCAGGGATGTGCGATGGTGGCTCCACAGAGGATGGATGTTTAGCAGCCTCCCGCGATGATACCACACTCAATGCACTCAACATG CTCCACGCAAGTCATTACGATGCGGCAAAAGCTCTGCAGCGTCTGGTGAAGAAGCCTCTGCCGAGGCTCATTGAGAAATGCTGGTCGGAGGATGATGTG AAACGCTTCATCAAAGGCCTGAGACAGTATGGAAAGAATTTCTTCCGCATCCGCAAAGACTTTCTCCCCAGCAAAAAGACT GGGGAGTTGATCACTTTCTATTACCACTGGAAGAAAACTCCTGAGGCTGCAGGAACAAGAGCTTATCGACAACAGCGCAGGCAGCCGTCCTCTCGCAAAGCAAAGACTCGCTCTGCGGCAGCTCCCGTCAACACGCCATCACGAAACTACTCAG TGGATGCAAGTTCTGCCAGCGAGGATGATCTGGATAGTGAAGACAGTGAGCAAGAAATCAAGAGCTGCAGCCACTGCGGTGCAACAA GCTCTAAGGATTGGCACCATGGGGGAAGAGACAACCTGTTGCTGTGCACGACTTGTCGCACATACGAAAACAAACACGGATGTCTGCCGCCGTCTCCAAAATCTGCAGGCGCTCCATTCATGTTTAAACCtgttaaagaggaagaagaagtgaacAGCAAGCATGGCATGAGGACACGGCGAAGCAGAGCACCT cagctgtCATCTTTAAGAAGTGGCCACAGGAGGCTCACAGGCTCCCCGACCAGTGAGGATCAGCAGTCCAGTAGCCAGCCGTCACCGAGTGGAGCAGCTTCTTTGAGATCGTCTTCGACAGATAATAAGAACGAATCCAGCAGGAAGACCAACAAG ATAAAAGAGGAGGTGGCGTcaccaaagacaacaaaacGAGTACGAGAGAGTCCTGCTCAGGAGCCCGACGAGCCAGATAAGGTTACACCTAAAAGGCCGAAGACACAG GATCCACAGGGCTCCCGGTCAGAGGGAGAGGCCgaggtagaggaggagagcTCTTCAGAAAGCCGCAGTGCTCAGGACGATGGCAGCAGCGACACCAAAGACATCGATCAGGACAACCGCAGCTCCTCTCCGAGCATTCCCAGCCCTCAACAGGGCAACGAGAGCGACTCTGACTCGTCTGCTCAGCCGAACGGCGTCCCATCAGAGCCTGTTGCTCCTGCTGCCGTGTTGGCCGACACACCAGTCCCGGAGGCCCTCCCCTCTCAGGGCCCTCCCGTCACTCCTCAGCAAACACAAAGCATGCCCTCAGCTGATCCTGCTCagagcccccctcctccttctccagaCGCCCCccagcctgctgctgcagcgaGCCTGAGTGGCCGACCACAGCCTGTTTCTCATTCTCTTCCTGGCCCactgcctcttccaccagcaCTGGGTCAGgactttcctctttctccagcaTTTCAGGTCCCACCTGCGCTCAGCTCTGCACAGCCTCATGGCCCGTCTTCTCAGGCCTCCCAGCGACCCCCACCCTTTTTTAGGGAGTCTCAGCTCCCTCAGCCTCCTCTGTCTGGCCCACAAATCAAGCCTCCTCCCACCACTCCAATTCCACCTTCACACAAGCAGATGCCACACCAGTCATCTACACCTTTCCCTCAGATGCCCTCCAATCTCCCCCCACCTCCAGCTCTAAAGCCCCTCAACTCTCTGCCCAACCAGCATCCCCCAGgtgctccccctcctcctcttcagctcaTGCCACAACCTTTGCCGATGCAGTCTCTTTCTACCCAACTTCCAGTGATCTCTCAGGTGCAGACCCACCCTGGAAAAACCATGACTTCCTCTCACTCACCTGCTGCAGCCTCACAGCCTCCCACCTCCGTAACATCTTCTACTATCGGCCCTGGACCTGTCCCGACCCTGCAGCCGTCATTCCCGCCTCTTCCGCTGAGACCCTCGCCGGGCACCACATCAGGAGGATCACAAATTCAGATCAAAGAAGAGCCACTGGACGAGATGGAAGAGGCTGAGAGCCCGCCGTCTCCACCTAGGAGCCCCTCGCCAGAGCCCACCGTTATCAACATGGCAAGCCATGCCAGCCAGTCTGCACG CTTTATCAAACACCTTGATCGCGGTTACAACTCCTGCGCGAGAACGGACCTGTTTTTCACTCCGCTTTCATCCTCGAAGCTGGCCAAGAAAAGGGAGGAGGCGGTGGAAAAGTCGAGGAGGGAGGCCGAGCTCAGTGCTCGGCAGGAACGCGAGAgggagaaggacagagagagagaaagagaaagggaagcAGACAGAAATGCG AGAGCCTCCAGCTCATCACACGACAGTCGTATGAGTGAGGCTCAGATGGTGGTTCAGGGCCACGGACGCCCCTCCTTTGAGCCGCCGCCCactactgtagctgctgtgccCCCCTACATCGGCCCCGACACACCTGCCCTGCGCACACTGAGTGAATACGCCAGACCCCATGTCATGTCGCCCACCAACCGTAATCACCCGTTCTATGTGTCACTGGGCCCTGGCGACCCCTTGCTGGCCTACCATATGCCCGGCTTGTACAGCGCTGAACCCAGCCTCAGAGAGCGCGAGCTGAGGAACCTCCGAGAGAGGGAGCTCCGCGAGAGGATGAAGCCCGGCTTTGAGGTCAAGCCCCCAGACCTGGAAACTTTACACCCCTCAGCCAACCCCATGGAGCACTTTGCCAGACACGGGGCAATCGCTCTTCCACACATTCCCGGACCTCCCCACCACTTTGCACCCTTCCATCCTGGGCTGAACCAtctggagagggagaggatggcGCTGGCGGCACCTCAGCTGCGCCCAGAGCTGAGTTACGCCGAGCGGCTCACTGCGGAGCGGCTTCACGCTGAGAGGATGGCATCTGTGGCGACCGACCCTGCTGCCAGGCTGCAAATGCTCAACGTGACGCCGCATCATCATCAGCACTCTCACATTCACTCgcacctccacctgcaccaACAGGATCCGCTCGGTCAAG GTTCAAGCCCACATCCTTTAGTGGACCCCCTGGCAACAGGACCACGTTTGGCCCGGTTCCCCTTCCCTGGTGGCCCGATCCCTAACCCGTTACTCAACGACCTTCCTCATGAACATGAGATGCTGCGCCACCCACTCTTCG GAGCTGCATATCCACGAGAGCTGCAGGGCACGATTCCTCAGATGTCTGCTGCTCACCAGCTCCAGGCCATGCATGCTcagtctgcagagctgcagaggatgGCTATGGAGCAGCAGTGGCTGCATGGGCATCACCTGCATGGAGGCCCTCTACCGAGCCAGGAAGATTACTACAG cCGTCTGAAGAAAGAAGGCGACAAGCCATCTTGA
- the rereb gene encoding arginine-glutamic acid dipeptide repeats protein isoform X2, producing the protein MDDLFSPRRSLNSTQGEIRVGPSHQAKLPELQPRPAPGLQTQTESEELMWTPGVNDCDLLMYLRAARSMAAFAGMCDGGSTEDGCLAASRDDTTLNALNMLHASHYDAAKALQRLVKKPLPRLIEKCWSEDDVKRFIKGLRQYGKNFFRIRKDFLPSKKTGELITFYYHWKKTPEAAGTRAYRQQRRQPSSRKAKTRSAAAPVNTPSRNYSVDASSASEDDLDSEDSEQEIKSCSHCGATSSKDWHHGGRDNLLLCTTCRTYENKHGCLPPSPKSAGAPFMFKPVKEEEEVNSKHGMRTRRSRAPLSSLRSGHRRLTGSPTSEDQQSSSQPSPSGAASLRSSSTDNKNESSRKTNKKIKEEVASPKTTKRVRESPAQEPDEPDKVTPKRPKTQDPQGSRSEGEAEVEEESSSESRSAQDDGSSDTKDIDQDNRSSSPSIPSPQQGNESDSDSSAQPNGVPSEPVAPAAVLADTPVPEALPSQGPPVTPQQTQSMPSADPAQSPPPPSPDAPQPAAAASLSGRPQPVSHSLPGPLPLPPALGQDFPLSPAFQVPPALSSAQPHGPSSQASQRPPPFFRESQLPQPPLSGPQIKPPPTTPIPPSHKQMPHQSSTPFPQMPSNLPPPPALKPLNSLPNQHPPGAPPPPLQLMPQPLPMQSLSTQLPVISQVQTHPGKTMTSSHSPAAASQPPTSVTSSTIGPGPVPTLQPSFPPLPLRPSPGTTSGGSQIQIKEEPLDEMEEAESPPSPPRSPSPEPTVINMASHASQSARFIKHLDRGYNSCARTDLFFTPLSSSKLAKKREEAVEKSRREAELSARQEREREKDREREREREADRNARASSSSHDSRMSEAQMVVQGHGRPSFEPPPTTVAAVPPYIGPDTPALRTLSEYARPHVMSPTNRNHPFYVSLGPGDPLLAYHMPGLYSAEPSLRERELRNLRERELRERMKPGFEVKPPDLETLHPSANPMEHFARHGAIALPHIPGPPHHFAPFHPGLNHLERERMALAAPQLRPELSYAERLTAERLHAERMASVATDPAARLQMLNVTPHHHQHSHIHSHLHLHQQDPLGQGSSPHPLVDPLATGPRLARFPFPGGPIPNPLLNDLPHEHEMLRHPLFGAAYPRELQGTIPQMSAAHQLQAMHAQSAELQRMAMEQQWLHGHHLHGGPLPSQEDYYSRLKKEGDKPS; encoded by the exons ATGGACGACCTGTTCAGTCCGCGGAG gAGCCTGAACAGCACACAGGGCGAGATAAGAGTGGGACCAAGTCATCAG GCCAAACTCCCAGAGTTGCAGCCGCGGCCTGCTCCTGGTCTACAGACTCAGACAGAGAGCGAGGAGTTGATGTGGACGCCTGGTGTCAATGACTGCGACCTTCTCATGTACCTCAGAGCTGCCAG gAGCATGGCAGCGTTTGCAGGGATGTGCGATGGTGGCTCCACAGAGGATGGATGTTTAGCAGCCTCCCGCGATGATACCACACTCAATGCACTCAACATG CTCCACGCAAGTCATTACGATGCGGCAAAAGCTCTGCAGCGTCTGGTGAAGAAGCCTCTGCCGAGGCTCATTGAGAAATGCTGGTCGGAGGATGATGTG AAACGCTTCATCAAAGGCCTGAGACAGTATGGAAAGAATTTCTTCCGCATCCGCAAAGACTTTCTCCCCAGCAAAAAGACT GGGGAGTTGATCACTTTCTATTACCACTGGAAGAAAACTCCTGAGGCTGCAGGAACAAGAGCTTATCGACAACAGCGCAGGCAGCCGTCCTCTCGCAAAGCAAAGACTCGCTCTGCGGCAGCTCCCGTCAACACGCCATCACGAAACTACTCAG TGGATGCAAGTTCTGCCAGCGAGGATGATCTGGATAGTGAAGACAGTGAGCAAGAAATCAAGAGCTGCAGCCACTGCGGTGCAACAA GCTCTAAGGATTGGCACCATGGGGGAAGAGACAACCTGTTGCTGTGCACGACTTGTCGCACATACGAAAACAAACACGGATGTCTGCCGCCGTCTCCAAAATCTGCAGGCGCTCCATTCATGTTTAAACCtgttaaagaggaagaagaagtgaacAGCAAGCATGGCATGAGGACACGGCGAAGCAGAGCACCT ctgtCATCTTTAAGAAGTGGCCACAGGAGGCTCACAGGCTCCCCGACCAGTGAGGATCAGCAGTCCAGTAGCCAGCCGTCACCGAGTGGAGCAGCTTCTTTGAGATCGTCTTCGACAGATAATAAGAACGAATCCAGCAGGAAGACCAACAAG AAGATAAAAGAGGAGGTGGCGTcaccaaagacaacaaaacGAGTACGAGAGAGTCCTGCTCAGGAGCCCGACGAGCCAGATAAGGTTACACCTAAAAGGCCGAAGACACAG GATCCACAGGGCTCCCGGTCAGAGGGAGAGGCCgaggtagaggaggagagcTCTTCAGAAAGCCGCAGTGCTCAGGACGATGGCAGCAGCGACACCAAAGACATCGATCAGGACAACCGCAGCTCCTCTCCGAGCATTCCCAGCCCTCAACAGGGCAACGAGAGCGACTCTGACTCGTCTGCTCAGCCGAACGGCGTCCCATCAGAGCCTGTTGCTCCTGCTGCCGTGTTGGCCGACACACCAGTCCCGGAGGCCCTCCCCTCTCAGGGCCCTCCCGTCACTCCTCAGCAAACACAAAGCATGCCCTCAGCTGATCCTGCTCagagcccccctcctccttctccagaCGCCCCccagcctgctgctgcagcgaGCCTGAGTGGCCGACCACAGCCTGTTTCTCATTCTCTTCCTGGCCCactgcctcttccaccagcaCTGGGTCAGgactttcctctttctccagcaTTTCAGGTCCCACCTGCGCTCAGCTCTGCACAGCCTCATGGCCCGTCTTCTCAGGCCTCCCAGCGACCCCCACCCTTTTTTAGGGAGTCTCAGCTCCCTCAGCCTCCTCTGTCTGGCCCACAAATCAAGCCTCCTCCCACCACTCCAATTCCACCTTCACACAAGCAGATGCCACACCAGTCATCTACACCTTTCCCTCAGATGCCCTCCAATCTCCCCCCACCTCCAGCTCTAAAGCCCCTCAACTCTCTGCCCAACCAGCATCCCCCAGgtgctccccctcctcctcttcagctcaTGCCACAACCTTTGCCGATGCAGTCTCTTTCTACCCAACTTCCAGTGATCTCTCAGGTGCAGACCCACCCTGGAAAAACCATGACTTCCTCTCACTCACCTGCTGCAGCCTCACAGCCTCCCACCTCCGTAACATCTTCTACTATCGGCCCTGGACCTGTCCCGACCCTGCAGCCGTCATTCCCGCCTCTTCCGCTGAGACCCTCGCCGGGCACCACATCAGGAGGATCACAAATTCAGATCAAAGAAGAGCCACTGGACGAGATGGAAGAGGCTGAGAGCCCGCCGTCTCCACCTAGGAGCCCCTCGCCAGAGCCCACCGTTATCAACATGGCAAGCCATGCCAGCCAGTCTGCACG CTTTATCAAACACCTTGATCGCGGTTACAACTCCTGCGCGAGAACGGACCTGTTTTTCACTCCGCTTTCATCCTCGAAGCTGGCCAAGAAAAGGGAGGAGGCGGTGGAAAAGTCGAGGAGGGAGGCCGAGCTCAGTGCTCGGCAGGAACGCGAGAgggagaaggacagagagagagaaagagaaagggaagcAGACAGAAATGCG AGAGCCTCCAGCTCATCACACGACAGTCGTATGAGTGAGGCTCAGATGGTGGTTCAGGGCCACGGACGCCCCTCCTTTGAGCCGCCGCCCactactgtagctgctgtgccCCCCTACATCGGCCCCGACACACCTGCCCTGCGCACACTGAGTGAATACGCCAGACCCCATGTCATGTCGCCCACCAACCGTAATCACCCGTTCTATGTGTCACTGGGCCCTGGCGACCCCTTGCTGGCCTACCATATGCCCGGCTTGTACAGCGCTGAACCCAGCCTCAGAGAGCGCGAGCTGAGGAACCTCCGAGAGAGGGAGCTCCGCGAGAGGATGAAGCCCGGCTTTGAGGTCAAGCCCCCAGACCTGGAAACTTTACACCCCTCAGCCAACCCCATGGAGCACTTTGCCAGACACGGGGCAATCGCTCTTCCACACATTCCCGGACCTCCCCACCACTTTGCACCCTTCCATCCTGGGCTGAACCAtctggagagggagaggatggcGCTGGCGGCACCTCAGCTGCGCCCAGAGCTGAGTTACGCCGAGCGGCTCACTGCGGAGCGGCTTCACGCTGAGAGGATGGCATCTGTGGCGACCGACCCTGCTGCCAGGCTGCAAATGCTCAACGTGACGCCGCATCATCATCAGCACTCTCACATTCACTCgcacctccacctgcaccaACAGGATCCGCTCGGTCAAG GTTCAAGCCCACATCCTTTAGTGGACCCCCTGGCAACAGGACCACGTTTGGCCCGGTTCCCCTTCCCTGGTGGCCCGATCCCTAACCCGTTACTCAACGACCTTCCTCATGAACATGAGATGCTGCGCCACCCACTCTTCG GAGCTGCATATCCACGAGAGCTGCAGGGCACGATTCCTCAGATGTCTGCTGCTCACCAGCTCCAGGCCATGCATGCTcagtctgcagagctgcagaggatgGCTATGGAGCAGCAGTGGCTGCATGGGCATCACCTGCATGGAGGCCCTCTACCGAGCCAGGAAGATTACTACAG cCGTCTGAAGAAAGAAGGCGACAAGCCATCTTGA